In the genome of Pseudomonadota bacterium, the window AAGAGATGACATAAAACCCGAAACCGTTATCAGCGAACATCAAAAAGGCTATGTATTGAACGGAAGACTCATAAGACCCTCCATGGTTTCCATTTCTACAAACCCTGAAAAACATTAGCCAAAGGTACTTAAATGAGAAGAGATTACTATGAAACGCTTAATGTTTCTAAAAATGCCACAGAAGAAGAGCTGAAGAAGGCCTACCGGAAACTTGCACTGAACTATCATCCCGATAGAAACCCGGGTAACAAACAAGCAGAGGAAAAGTTTAAAGAGATTAACGAGGCCTATGAGGTACTGAGCAACTCTGATAAAAGGTTGCGATATGACAGGTTCGGAACCGCAGATGATGCGGGAACCTTTTTTGATTTTGGATTTAGCGGTAATTTTGACAATGTTTTCAATGACATCTTCAGCGATTTTTTTGGCGGGCAAAGCCAGAGGCAAAGGGCAAGGAAAGGTGAAGACCTGCGGTACAATTTTGAAATAGAGTTTGAAGAGGCTGTCTTCGGTGTTGAAAAGGAAATTGAAATCCCCAGGGAAGAGAGATGTCCCACGTGTAAGGGGTCGAGAATAGAACCCGGTTGCCAGCCTGTCGTATGCAAGTATTGTGGCGGGAGGGGGCAGGTCAAACAGAGCCACGGTTTTTTCACGATAAATCGTACCTGTGAATATTGTGGTGGTGATGGATATATTATAAAAAACCCCTGTAAAGCCTGTAAAGGGAAGGGACAGGTTAAGACAAAAAAGAAGATAAAGCTGAAAATTCCTCCCGGAGTGGATACCGGAGCAAGGTTGAAGTTGCGTGGCGAAGGAATGCAGGGATATGCGGATACCCATGCAGGAGACCTTTATGTTGTCCTGCATGTAAAGGAGCATCCGATATTCGAAAGAGAAGGCGATGACATTCTTGTTCAGATCGATGTTACCTTTCCACTTCTCTGCATCGGCGGCGAAATAACGATTCCTACCATCAAAGGCAATACAAAGATAACCATTCCACCCGGTACACAACCGGAGAAGGTCTTCAGAATGAAAGGTCTTGGTGTTACGAAGTCGGATGGATACGGTAAGGGCGATGAAGTTATCCATCTTAATATCGTAATCCCTGATAGCCTTACAGAAAGGCAGAGAACGTTAATCGAGGAGCTTGCAGGGGAATTCAGCCAGGATGTAGGAGTGACAGAAAGGGGTTTTAAGGAAAAATTCAAACAATTTTTTGAGTGGAAGGAATAACAGGTTTTATTTTGCTTCGATAAATACTGAAAAGGGCGACCAGCACGGTCGCCCTTTTATCTTATATTTCTTTTCGTTATGATTTTTTTGGTGGTTTGAGAAGGATAACGGCGATGATAATGCCGAGAATGGCCATTCCTGCTGTAGGGTAGAAAGCCGTGGTGTAGCTGCCAAAGGCGTCTTTTGCCTTCCCGGAAATAATGCCGCCTATGATCGCGCCTAAACCGTATGCACTAAAAACAACACCATACTTCTGCGCGTATCCTTCAAGGCCAAAGAAGGTTGCCGTGGCCGCAGGTCCTATGGCGAGCCAGCCACCAAGGCAAAGCCAGAAACCACAGAAAGCAACGGCATAAAGCCCCTTAGAACCCGGTCCGGCAGCGAGCATCATGAAAGAGCAAACAGCGATGATGACAAAAGATAGTATAGCAGCTCCCCTTGGAGTAATCTTGTCGGCAAGTGCGCCGAAAATAGGACGACCAATGCCGTTAAAAATGGCAAATACCGATACAAGCAATGTAGCAGTTCCAACATCAAGCCCTATTACTTCCCTTCCGACAGTCGCAGAAATACCGATTGCCATGAGGCCTGCTGTTGCACCTAAAATGTAGCAGAGCCAGAGGCCGTAAAAGCTTGATGTTCCAATCATTTGCCCGGCGGTAAATGTTCGTGCTGCTGTCCCGCCTGCTGCCTGAGGAGGATTCCACCCTGCAGGTTTCCAGCCAGCTTCGGGAAATTTCATAAACATGGAAAGGATCACAGTGATAATGAGAAACCCGATTCCCATAATACCGAAGGCAGGAAGTGGATTATTTGAATAAGCTGCAATAAGGTTCTTCGCCAAAGGAGCTGTTACGAAGGCTGAAGCGCCGAACCCGAGGAGTGAAAGGCCAACGGCCAAACCTTTTTTATCGGGGAACCATTTGGTGGCAACCGAAACTGGTCCACCGTAGACAATACCGACGCCGGCGCCGCCGATGATTCCGTAGGTGATGATAACCATGGTCATACTGGAGGCGAAATAGGTAAGTATCCATCCGACACCGACAACTATTCCGCCGAACATCATGACTATACGGGGCCCCATTTTATCAATGAAACGCCCTGAAAAGAATGTGAACAGGGCAAACATGGCGAGAAAAACCATAAAGGGCAAATTACCCTCTGTAGCAGTTGACTTGAACATTATTTCCAAGGGCTTTTTAAAGACGCTGTATGCGTAGACAGCTCCCAGGCACATGTTTACAACTATACCAAGCACTACAAATAACCACCTTCCTGTGTTTGCAGACATCCCAAAGACTTTTGCATCTTGAGTCATAAAGTATACCTCCTGATTAATTGAACTTACTACTTACTATTGCTTAAGTTTTTCCCGGAAACAATGAGTTTGACTGAAAATTATTATACTCTGTCCAGTATTGTCAAGTCTTTTCTGTAATGTATTTCACAAGGTCATTGTGTTGGGAGCATATATGACTGAAATATTTTAAAACAGGAAAAATCTCTTGACATAAACCGGTGAAATCGTTTAATATACCTAAGTTTTTTTGCTTGTATCAGCCATCCCTTTAAAAATAC includes:
- the dnaJ gene encoding molecular chaperone DnaJ; amino-acid sequence: MRRDYYETLNVSKNATEEELKKAYRKLALNYHPDRNPGNKQAEEKFKEINEAYEVLSNSDKRLRYDRFGTADDAGTFFDFGFSGNFDNVFNDIFSDFFGGQSQRQRARKGEDLRYNFEIEFEEAVFGVEKEIEIPREERCPTCKGSRIEPGCQPVVCKYCGGRGQVKQSHGFFTINRTCEYCGGDGYIIKNPCKACKGKGQVKTKKKIKLKIPPGVDTGARLKLRGEGMQGYADTHAGDLYVVLHVKEHPIFEREGDDILVQIDVTFPLLCIGGEITIPTIKGNTKITIPPGTQPEKVFRMKGLGVTKSDGYGKGDEVIHLNIVIPDSLTERQRTLIEELAGEFSQDVGVTERGFKEKFKQFFEWKE
- a CDS encoding OFA family MFS transporter, translated to MTQDAKVFGMSANTGRWLFVVLGIVVNMCLGAVYAYSVFKKPLEIMFKSTATEGNLPFMVFLAMFALFTFFSGRFIDKMGPRIVMMFGGIVVGVGWILTYFASSMTMVIITYGIIGGAGVGIVYGGPVSVATKWFPDKKGLAVGLSLLGFGASAFVTAPLAKNLIAAYSNNPLPAFGIMGIGFLIITVILSMFMKFPEAGWKPAGWNPPQAAGGTAARTFTAGQMIGTSSFYGLWLCYILGATAGLMAIGISATVGREVIGLDVGTATLLVSVFAIFNGIGRPIFGALADKITPRGAAILSFVIIAVCSFMMLAAGPGSKGLYAVAFCGFWLCLGGWLAIGPAATATFFGLEGYAQKYGVVFSAYGLGAIIGGIISGKAKDAFGSYTTAFYPTAGMAILGIIIAVILLKPPKKS